Proteins co-encoded in one bacterium genomic window:
- a CDS encoding PstS family phosphate ABC transporter substrate-binding protein translates to MRKYSTIPTALTLIIVGALAGCGGEENGEPSEVVTLSVNGSTTVTPIMQSVAEVYEAADLEVSGTGSGDGITALIDGRTDVAMASRKMKDKEKEDAAAKGVKPVEVVIARDGIAIVVHPSNTVSGLTLEQVKDIYLGKITNWKQLGGPDAEIVPVTRDSSSGTFEVFEELVMDKEPIVPGAVTQNSNGTVRTAVAGSEGAVGYVGLGYVDKTVKALAVDGVVPSEDTVNSGAYKIARDLNLYYPKGAPQAVLDLVKFVLSKEGQKIVADEGFIPL, encoded by the coding sequence ATGCGCAAGTATAGCACAATCCCCACCGCTTTAACCCTCATTATCGTGGGGGCCCTCGCCGGTTGCGGCGGGGAAGAGAACGGTGAGCCGTCGGAGGTCGTCACCCTCAGCGTGAACGGCTCCACCACCGTGACCCCCATCATGCAGAGCGTGGCCGAGGTGTACGAGGCGGCGGACCTCGAGGTCTCCGGCACCGGCTCCGGCGACGGCATCACCGCCCTCATTGACGGACGCACCGACGTCGCCATGGCCTCCCGGAAGATGAAGGACAAGGAGAAGGAAGACGCTGCGGCAAAGGGCGTCAAGCCCGTCGAGGTCGTCATCGCCCGCGACGGCATCGCCATCGTCGTCCATCCCTCCAACACCGTCTCCGGCCTCACCCTCGAGCAGGTCAAGGATATCTACCTCGGCAAGATCACCAACTGGAAGCAGCTCGGAGGTCCCGATGCCGAGATAGTTCCGGTCACCCGCGACAGCTCCTCCGGAACCTTCGAGGTCTTCGAGGAGCTCGTCATGGACAAGGAGCCCATCGTCCCCGGCGCGGTCACCCAGAACTCCAACGGCACCGTGCGCACGGCCGTGGCGGGATCCGAGGGCGCCGTCGGTTACGTCGGCCTGGGTTACGTAGACAAAACCGTCAAGGCCCTGGCCGTGGATGGCGTGGTCCCTTCGGAAGATACGGTCAACAGCGGGGCCTACAAGATCGCCCGCGACTTGAACCTTTACTATCCCAAGGGCGCCCCCCAGGCCGTGCTCGACCTGGTCAAATTCGTCCTGAGCAAAGAGGGACAGAAGATCGTGGCCGACGAGGGCTTCATCCCCCTCTAG